Proteins from one Oscillatoria nigro-viridis PCC 7112 genomic window:
- a CDS encoding uracil-DNA glycosylase encodes MSSDLQLSLFDNNQSATFQTDSIPANAKIPIPPGTYQNMEQIGEHCNRCHRCELGNSRTHAVIGRGNPQASILIVGEAPGQNEDETGLPFVGRSGKLLDKILESVGLSAETDVFIANVIKCRPPNNRPPTAKEIEACKPYLLEQIRILDPKIILLTGATALKGLLSDKRPISKIRGQWIEWENRLCMPIFHPSYLLRNPSREPETPKWFMWQDMQAIKAKLDELKEQL; translated from the coding sequence ATGTCCAGCGACTTGCAACTGAGCCTTTTTGACAACAATCAAAGTGCCACTTTCCAAACTGACTCAATACCAGCAAATGCCAAAATTCCCATTCCTCCGGGCACTTATCAAAATATGGAACAAATCGGCGAGCACTGCAACCGCTGTCACCGCTGCGAATTGGGCAACAGCCGCACTCACGCCGTCATCGGGCGCGGCAATCCTCAAGCCTCAATTTTGATTGTGGGAGAAGCGCCCGGACAAAACGAAGATGAAACCGGATTGCCCTTCGTCGGGCGATCGGGCAAACTGTTAGATAAGATTTTAGAATCCGTGGGATTGAGTGCAGAAACCGACGTATTCATTGCCAACGTCATCAAATGTCGCCCTCCCAACAACCGCCCTCCGACAGCCAAAGAAATCGAAGCTTGCAAACCATACTTGCTCGAACAAATCCGCATCTTAGACCCCAAAATTATTTTATTAACCGGTGCCACAGCCCTCAAAGGTTTGCTAAGCGACAAGCGACCAATTAGTAAAATCAGAGGTCAGTGGATTGAATGGGAAAATCGTTTGTGTATGCCGATTTTTCACCCGTCGTACTTGCTGCGAAATCCCTCCCGCGAACCGGAAACTCCGAAATGGTTTATGTGGCAAGATATGCAGGCTATTAAGGCTAAATTGGATGAATTAAAAGAGCAATTATAA
- a CDS encoding phosphoribosyltransferase, whose translation MFSNPFFDDRADAGEKLAEAVLGELGKLNLTAQEAVKPIVYALPRGGLPVAVPIARRLGCPLDVVVAKKITRPDNLELAIGAATADGYVLWHKQKQHNLRLQKLALPVAQNNAQSLLADLSSGRPNVSAAGALAILVDDGIATGMTMAVAALALQSQQPAALWICAPVAPAELMGFLAEMGDKLIVLETPHPFYSVSRFYGQFPQVETAEALRCLQQQTEWRS comes from the coding sequence ATGTTCTCTAACCCGTTTTTTGACGATCGCGCCGATGCAGGCGAAAAACTGGCCGAGGCAGTTCTGGGCGAGCTCGGCAAGTTGAATTTAACGGCACAGGAGGCTGTTAAACCGATTGTTTACGCCTTGCCGCGCGGAGGTTTGCCCGTTGCGGTGCCGATTGCGCGCCGCTTGGGCTGTCCTTTGGATGTGGTTGTCGCCAAGAAAATTACTCGCCCGGATAATTTAGAATTGGCGATCGGGGCTGCAACTGCTGACGGCTACGTCCTCTGGCACAAGCAAAAGCAGCACAATTTGCGCTTGCAAAAATTAGCACTGCCCGTGGCTCAAAATAATGCTCAATCTCTGCTGGCGGATTTGTCTTCTGGACGCCCCAATGTCAGCGCGGCGGGGGCTTTGGCGATTTTGGTAGATGACGGCATTGCTACGGGGATGACGATGGCTGTGGCGGCGCTGGCTTTGCAGTCGCAGCAACCGGCGGCTTTGTGGATTTGCGCGCCTGTCGCCCCGGCAGAATTGATGGGATTTTTGGCCGAAATGGGCGATAAGTTGATCGTTCTGGAGACTCCTCACCCTTTTTACAGTGTCAGTCGCTTTTACGGGCAATTTCCGCAGGTTGAGACGGCGGAGGCTTTAAGGTGTTTGCAGCAACAAACTGAGTGGCGATCGTAG
- a CDS encoding VOC family protein yields MSFQYSAALVTLADLDKEVLVKFYTKFLDLEPNPYIPNTYAEFQLPGLRLGIFKPKDSHKSEFANRAKTGMSLCLEVSDIETAIARIWALGYPPNGEIIQAAHGLEIYAFDPAGNRIILHQSHDRVG; encoded by the coding sequence ATGAGTTTCCAATACAGCGCCGCCCTAGTGACTTTAGCAGACCTTGATAAGGAAGTTCTCGTTAAATTTTACACAAAATTTCTCGACCTTGAACCAAACCCTTACATTCCCAATACTTATGCTGAATTTCAACTCCCAGGCTTAAGACTGGGCATATTCAAACCCAAAGATTCTCACAAATCGGAATTTGCCAATCGAGCAAAAACAGGCATGAGTTTGTGTTTGGAAGTCAGCGATATCGAAACTGCGATCGCCCGAATTTGGGCTTTAGGTTATCCGCCAAACGGAGAAATTATCCAAGCTGCTCACGGTCTAGAAATCTATGCCTTCGATCCCGCCGGCAACCGCATAATTTTACATCAATCCCACGATCGTGTAGGATGA
- a CDS encoding DUF3037 domain-containing protein, whose product MASKYSIVQYVPNPIANERINIGVVAFNEEEVRVQFLTNWERVRHFGMEDVTFLKEFAQRMSQAAASGLIFPGDNRNAPYQERLNKIARDWLSAIQWTEPRGSLEDVDSLLEDIASNFLVDLNSQKPHRRDREAAARLTTAKFRKVLQQYVKNDAKKLLKTSYSVQGIHTEHKFDAVIANGRPYLAAHAISFEVKIPEHLQNSLSWMITDVKQFQPDFPIAIVALQPKKDVDNYQERQQTYQQATSTYSDLGAKVLAEDDVENWVLERLEKANLL is encoded by the coding sequence ATGGCAAGTAAGTATAGTATCGTTCAATACGTTCCCAATCCGATTGCTAACGAACGGATTAATATTGGTGTTGTTGCTTTCAACGAAGAAGAGGTGCGCGTCCAGTTTCTCACAAACTGGGAGCGGGTGCGGCATTTTGGCATGGAAGATGTTACTTTCTTGAAAGAGTTTGCTCAGCGAATGTCCCAAGCGGCTGCCTCTGGATTAATTTTTCCTGGGGATAATCGAAATGCTCCTTATCAGGAACGTTTAAATAAAATTGCCCGTGATTGGCTCTCGGCTATTCAGTGGACAGAACCTCGCGGCTCGTTGGAGGATGTGGATAGTTTACTAGAAGATATTGCTAGTAATTTTTTGGTGGATTTGAATTCTCAAAAACCTCATCGGCGTGACCGCGAAGCTGCTGCTAGATTAACCACTGCTAAATTCAGAAAGGTTCTTCAACAGTATGTGAAAAATGATGCAAAAAAACTCCTAAAAACAAGTTATTCAGTGCAGGGTATTCATACGGAGCACAAGTTTGATGCGGTTATTGCAAATGGGCGACCTTACTTGGCAGCACACGCTATATCATTTGAGGTGAAGATACCCGAACACCTGCAAAACTCTTTGTCTTGGATGATTACTGATGTAAAACAGTTTCAGCCTGATTTTCCTATTGCAATTGTGGCGCTACAGCCCAAAAAAGACGTTGACAACTATCAAGAACGTCAGCAAACTTATCAGCAAGCTACCTCGACGTACTCAGACCTTGGTGCAAAAGTTCTTGCAGAAGATGATGTGGAAAATTGGGTGCTAGAAAGACTTGAGAAGGCTAATCTCTTGTAA
- a CDS encoding HipA family kinase, translated as MSDRAETKPETIKRWKDCLEAGIDRGEDPIIIITFRSGWDSAARPVLARGIDKREYVIKGQQAGRQIVNDQVVARLGMAIGAPVGEPCIVEISEELIAEDSRFSYLTPGTAHATLYIPKCSSEREEINYTNQPENRERFALLILLYGWVYANDYQFIYKNARPNLVYSVDHGHFFPGGPEWKQRDLLQAASAEINHRLVSNCKLKLEDIRQGLPLLDAVSEETIIQAVAAPPSEWGLTIDERVTLVEYLVKRRQDLLAL; from the coding sequence GTGAGCGATCGTGCAGAAACTAAGCCAGAGACAATAAAAAGGTGGAAAGACTGTTTAGAAGCAGGAATCGATCGAGGTGAAGATCCTATAATTATCATTACCTTTCGTTCAGGATGGGATTCTGCGGCTCGTCCAGTTTTAGCACGCGGTATTGATAAGCGCGAATATGTCATTAAGGGGCAACAAGCGGGGCGTCAAATCGTCAACGATCAGGTGGTAGCAAGACTCGGTATGGCAATCGGAGCACCTGTGGGAGAACCTTGTATTGTTGAAATTTCTGAGGAACTAATTGCTGAAGATTCTAGATTTTCCTATTTGACTCCAGGGACGGCTCACGCTACGCTTTATATACCTAAATGTTCTTCCGAAAGAGAAGAAATTAACTACACAAACCAGCCAGAAAACCGCGAAAGGTTTGCTTTGCTAATTTTGTTGTACGGATGGGTCTATGCTAATGATTATCAATTCATCTATAAAAATGCTCGCCCCAATTTGGTTTACTCTGTAGATCACGGTCATTTTTTTCCAGGCGGCCCAGAGTGGAAACAGCGCGACTTACTCCAAGCTGCTAGTGCTGAGATCAACCATCGTCTTGTTTCTAATTGTAAACTAAAGCTAGAGGATATTCGCCAGGGACTTCCGCTTCTCGATGCTGTCAGCGAAGAAACCATTATTCAAGCTGTGGCTGCTCCACCCAGCGAATGGGGACTTACAATTGACGAGCGTGTTACCCTGGTAGAGTATCTTGTTAAAAGAAGACAGGATTTACTGGCGCTCTGA
- a CDS encoding histidine phosphatase family protein — MAARIDLNWKWFFGSLALVLSIGLITATASSDAATNPQTQAGWQLLQRGETGLVVAMRHAIAPGTGDPANFKLGDCSTQRNLSAQGRTQAKQIAAEFRNRNIKVARVLSSQWCRCLETAKLINLGKVEPFPALNSFFSDSSKEARQTATIRKLIVDNRNTKGAIIMVTHQVNITTIAIRSESHNTTPSCLPRLVV; from the coding sequence ATGGCTGCGCGGATTGACCTAAACTGGAAATGGTTTTTCGGATCGCTAGCTTTAGTATTGTCGATCGGCTTAATTACTGCAACTGCAAGTTCTGACGCAGCAACCAACCCGCAAACTCAAGCAGGGTGGCAATTGTTGCAGCGGGGTGAGACAGGGTTGGTGGTAGCAATGCGACACGCGATCGCCCCAGGTACGGGAGATCCTGCTAACTTTAAGTTGGGCGACTGTTCCACCCAGCGCAATTTATCAGCACAAGGAAGAACCCAAGCCAAGCAAATTGCAGCCGAATTTCGCAACCGCAACATCAAAGTAGCCAGAGTTTTATCGAGTCAGTGGTGTCGGTGTTTGGAAACAGCAAAACTGATAAATTTAGGCAAAGTCGAACCGTTCCCAGCGTTGAACTCGTTCTTTAGCGACAGCAGCAAAGAAGCCAGACAAACAGCCACAATTCGCAAATTAATTGTGGACAACCGCAACACAAAAGGCGCGATTATTATGGTAACTCATCAAGTCAATATTACCACTATAGCAATCCGATCTGAGTCTCACAACACAACGCCCTCTTGTCTTCCTAGACTTGTTGTATAG
- a CDS encoding PHP domain-containing protein yields MLELHCHTTYSDGTLTPAELVAAAASSGVRALAVTDHDTMSGWDEAFAAAALYGIEIVPGLELSTVHNGRSLHILGFYPDANKLRVPLNDRLEGRFRRSQEMVEKLAAMGYAIELPKTSPGMAPGRPHIASALVKAGHAKSSREAFDRWLGDDGPAYVHYEKFSIVEGIDLLKSCGAVPVWAHPYLFRGGAVEEVLQELVNAGLMGVEVYHPSHSSSQIQKLKELCLDYGLLATGGSDYHGPDPERKAADSTQLNMLHLPLELLEPIKVAAASLK; encoded by the coding sequence ATGCTAGAACTCCACTGCCACACTACTTATTCCGACGGCACTCTCACCCCTGCCGAACTCGTAGCCGCCGCCGCGTCTTCGGGGGTTCGCGCTTTGGCCGTCACGGATCACGATACGATGTCGGGTTGGGATGAAGCCTTCGCCGCCGCTGCTTTGTACGGTATAGAAATAGTCCCCGGACTCGAACTCAGCACCGTTCACAACGGCCGTTCGCTGCACATTTTAGGTTTTTATCCCGATGCAAATAAGTTGCGAGTTCCTTTGAACGATCGCCTGGAAGGAAGGTTTCGCCGATCGCAGGAAATGGTCGAAAAATTAGCAGCAATGGGATACGCGATCGAACTGCCAAAAACATCCCCAGGAATGGCACCGGGAAGGCCTCACATTGCCTCTGCACTTGTAAAAGCCGGTCACGCCAAATCATCGCGGGAAGCATTCGATCGCTGGCTGGGAGATGACGGCCCGGCTTATGTTCATTACGAGAAATTCTCGATCGTCGAAGGCATTGATTTACTGAAGAGTTGCGGCGCAGTACCGGTGTGGGCTCACCCTTATTTATTTCGCGGCGGCGCTGTTGAGGAAGTCTTACAAGAATTAGTAAATGCTGGTTTAATGGGAGTTGAAGTATACCATCCCAGCCACAGTTCCAGCCAAATCCAAAAGTTGAAAGAGTTGTGCCTTGATTACGGTTTGCTGGCAACTGGGGGCAGCGATTATCACGGCCCAGATCCTGAAAGGAAAGCAGCAGATAGCACCCAATTGAATATGCTGCATTTGCCGTTAGAATTGCTAGAACCGATTAAAGTTGCTGCGGCCAGTTTGAAATAG
- a CDS encoding CsbD family protein encodes MSTEDRAKAIGKNLEGKAQEIFGNITGNRKDQVEGKAKQAEAAARHAAEDAKNAVKNLADKAKRSIDKL; translated from the coding sequence ATGAGTACAGAAGACAGAGCGAAGGCGATCGGCAAAAATTTAGAAGGCAAAGCTCAGGAAATTTTCGGCAACATCACGGGCAACAGAAAAGACCAGGTTGAAGGCAAAGCCAAACAAGCCGAAGCTGCCGCCCGCCACGCAGCAGAAGATGCAAAAAATGCGGTAAAAAATCTGGCAGATAAAGCCAAAAGGTCGATCGACAAATTGTAA
- a CDS encoding DUF1822 family protein, producing the protein MVNSIDTYLLEIPLEQTARNLALQFASEQANPQKGKRVYFNTLAVWAVNYFLEWMEMETDIQSGDSWNPAMRAVVDVGDLVLPGIGKIECCPVQLGESAIFLPEVRENRIAYIVVQFAEPFDKVKLLGFIPAVEILDKTEEISLSNLKPVEELWEYLDRIELAIPLVQNEIEELLSDLEENDPVQAQVRDNLQNKSISEIVAILNKVLHSSEKSDWGYEGGKALAGSGSSSGGLGNRDISFSRDQSSPVEKASDIEEDVKAELNLIAEDLLEKLAEIWGDDDDL; encoded by the coding sequence ATGGTGAATAGCATAGATACTTATTTGTTAGAAATTCCTCTGGAGCAAACTGCCCGCAATTTGGCTCTGCAATTTGCTTCAGAGCAAGCTAATCCGCAAAAAGGCAAGCGGGTTTATTTCAATACCCTGGCGGTTTGGGCGGTTAACTATTTCTTGGAATGGATGGAAATGGAAACCGATATTCAGAGTGGTGATAGTTGGAATCCAGCAATGCGGGCGGTTGTGGATGTGGGCGATTTGGTTTTGCCGGGAATTGGCAAGATAGAATGCTGTCCGGTTCAGCTCGGAGAATCGGCGATTTTTCTGCCGGAAGTGCGGGAAAATCGCATTGCATATATCGTCGTTCAGTTTGCCGAACCTTTCGATAAGGTGAAACTTTTGGGCTTTATTCCGGCTGTGGAAATTCTGGATAAAACTGAAGAGATTTCTCTAAGTAATCTCAAACCAGTTGAGGAATTGTGGGAGTATTTGGATCGGATTGAGTTGGCAATTCCGCTAGTGCAAAATGAAATTGAAGAGTTGCTATCTGATTTGGAAGAAAATGACCCGGTACAAGCACAAGTTCGGGATAATTTGCAAAACAAATCTATTTCTGAAATTGTGGCAATTTTGAATAAAGTTTTGCACAGTAGTGAGAAATCTGACTGGGGATATGAAGGAGGGAAGGCTTTAGCGGGAAGTGGTTCTAGTAGTGGAGGTTTGGGAAATAGAGATATATCTTTCTCTCGCGATCAATCTTCACCTGTTGAGAAAGCTTCAGATATTGAGGAGGATGTGAAAGCGGAACTGAATCTGATTGCTGAAGATTTGTTGGAGAAGTTAGCTGAGATTTGGGGAGATGATGATGACTTGTAG
- a CDS encoding DUF433 domain-containing protein, with product MTQNNLLSRISIDSNICFGKPCIRGHRIWVSLILDFLASGMTLEELLEEYPGIEREDVLACIAYGAELARDCYVEIPVGEKKVVLK from the coding sequence ATGACTCAAAATAATTTACTGTCTCGCATCTCAATCGACTCGAATATCTGCTTTGGCAAACCCTGTATTCGCGGTCATCGCATCTGGGTTTCTCTGATTCTGGACTTTCTCGCTAGCGGCATGACTTTGGAAGAATTGCTTGAGGAATATCCGGGAATTGAACGAGAAGACGTTTTGGCTTGTATTGCTTATGGGGCTGAGTTGGCAAGAGATTGTTATGTCGAAATTCCTGTGGGTGAAAAAAAGGTAGTTTTAAAGTGA
- the xseB gene encoding exodeoxyribonuclease VII small subunit, with translation MIDSQLRQSDWNYEETVDRIEAIIDRVESGELPLEEVFEQFAVAVECLQECESFLARGKEQMDLSIELLAAEPDF, from the coding sequence ATGATTGATTCGCAGTTGCGCCAGTCTGACTGGAATTATGAGGAAACGGTCGATCGAATTGAAGCGATTATCGATCGGGTGGAATCGGGAGAGTTGCCTCTAGAAGAGGTTTTCGAGCAGTTTGCGGTGGCTGTGGAGTGCTTGCAGGAGTGCGAAAGCTTTTTGGCGCGGGGGAAGGAACAGATGGATTTGTCGATCGAGCTTTTGGCTGCGGAACCCGATTTTTAA
- the xseA gene encoding exodeoxyribonuclease VII large subunit, translated as MTSILPDTALSVAGLTSYLQDLLEGDRNLQSVWLTGEVSNVSHHPSGCFFTLCDTNKSAAIRCVVWNSQRQKLVQIPAKGEQLLVLGSIRVYKNRGEYQLTVVQSLPAGEGLQALRLQQLRSRLDAEGFFDPARKRPIPAHPQIVAVVTSDTGAAWGDIQRTLAQRYPGLRVLLSPTGVQGEFAAAAIARAIARVELDGRADAIVLARGGGSAEDLACFNDERVVRAIANCAIPIITGIGHERDETLADLVADKRAHTPTAAAAQAVPILADLYLEHKQRTVNLANAVRTRFQTEEEHLQLLQNRLKRLPATSRTLRQATGKLEVLQEKLSALNPAAVLQRGYAAVIQSDGTIVRKTDGLELGEELTVRLSRGVLKVKIVEVLDAEEKL; from the coding sequence ATGACTTCAATTCTTCCCGATACAGCTTTATCTGTTGCCGGACTAACATCATACCTGCAAGACTTGTTGGAGGGCGATCGCAACCTGCAATCAGTTTGGCTGACAGGCGAGGTGTCGAACGTTTCACACCACCCCAGCGGCTGCTTTTTCACTCTGTGCGACACCAACAAAAGCGCTGCTATTCGCTGCGTGGTGTGGAATTCTCAGCGGCAGAAATTAGTGCAAATACCCGCAAAAGGCGAACAGTTGCTGGTTTTGGGAAGCATCCGGGTTTACAAAAATCGCGGCGAGTACCAGTTGACTGTTGTGCAATCGCTACCGGCTGGAGAAGGGTTGCAGGCTTTGCGGTTGCAGCAATTGCGATCGCGCTTGGATGCTGAGGGTTTCTTCGATCCCGCCAGAAAGCGCCCGATTCCCGCACACCCGCAAATTGTGGCCGTGGTGACATCCGATACCGGCGCGGCTTGGGGAGACATTCAGCGGACTCTAGCCCAAAGATATCCGGGTTTGCGGGTGTTGCTGTCGCCGACAGGAGTGCAGGGAGAATTCGCTGCAGCAGCGATCGCGCGGGCGATCGCCCGGGTAGAATTGGACGGTAGGGCGGATGCGATCGTTTTAGCGCGGGGCGGCGGTTCTGCGGAAGATTTGGCTTGTTTTAATGATGAGAGAGTTGTCAGGGCGATCGCGAATTGTGCGATTCCAATTATTACAGGCATCGGACACGAAAGAGATGAAACTCTCGCGGATTTAGTAGCAGATAAACGAGCCCACACTCCGACTGCGGCGGCCGCTCAAGCTGTACCAATTTTAGCAGATCTTTACTTGGAACACAAGCAGCGAACGGTCAATTTAGCAAACGCTGTGCGAACCCGATTTCAGACAGAAGAAGAGCATTTGCAACTGTTACAAAATCGATTAAAACGTTTGCCTGCGACATCCCGAACTTTGCGGCAAGCAACTGGTAAACTGGAAGTATTGCAAGAAAAGTTATCCGCACTGAATCCGGCGGCGGTATTGCAAAGGGGTTATGCGGCGGTAATCCAAAGTGACGGTACGATCGTCCGCAAAACCGACGGTTTGGAATTGGGAGAGGAATTGACTGTGAGGTTGAGTCGGGGCGTGCTGAAAGTTAAGATTGTAGAAGTATTGGATGCAGAAGAAAAGTTATGA
- the gmk gene encoding guanylate kinase codes for MKSGKLIVLTGPSGVGKGTLVRSLLNRHPKLYLSVSVTTREPREGEIEAQHYYFVSRSRFEQMVEAGDLAEWAQFAGNFYGTPYFGLKQGIGEGKWVILEIELEGARQIRNNFPEALRIFILPPSWEELERRLRSRGQDSETAIARRLVRAKEEIEAAGEFDFQVVNDDLEVALKKLESILNLVELSGN; via the coding sequence ATGAAATCTGGTAAATTAATTGTTCTGACGGGGCCTAGCGGTGTGGGGAAAGGCACCTTAGTACGATCGCTCCTCAATCGCCATCCCAAATTGTATCTTTCGGTATCGGTGACAACTCGTGAGCCCCGTGAGGGAGAAATTGAGGCACAACACTACTATTTTGTCAGCCGCAGCCGCTTTGAACAAATGGTTGAGGCTGGAGATTTGGCCGAATGGGCCCAGTTTGCCGGTAATTTTTACGGTACTCCCTATTTTGGTCTCAAGCAAGGAATTGGTGAGGGAAAATGGGTAATCCTCGAAATTGAGCTGGAAGGGGCGAGGCAAATTAGGAATAATTTTCCAGAGGCGCTGCGAATTTTTATTTTACCTCCTTCTTGGGAAGAATTGGAGCGGCGGCTGCGGAGTCGGGGTCAAGATTCCGAAACTGCGATCGCCCGTCGGTTGGTGCGGGCTAAAGAGGAAATTGAAGCTGCAGGAGAATTCGATTTCCAAGTTGTTAATGACGATTTGGAAGTTGCTTTGAAAAAGCTAGAATCAATACTTAATTTGGTTGAGCTTTCAGGTAACTAA
- the remA gene encoding extracellular matrix/biofilm regulator RemA gives MDIQLINIGFGNIVSGNRVIAIVSPESAPIKRIITDARERGQLVDATYGRRTRAVIITDSSHVILSAIQPETVANRFAIGKDSQGRDD, from the coding sequence ATGGATATTCAATTAATTAATATCGGTTTTGGTAACATTGTGTCTGGTAATCGAGTGATTGCCATTGTCAGTCCGGAGTCAGCGCCAATTAAGCGGATTATTACTGATGCGCGGGAGCGAGGACAACTGGTTGACGCTACTTACGGCCGCCGCACGAGAGCGGTAATTATTACAGATTCGAGTCACGTCATCCTCTCGGCGATTCAGCCGGAAACGGTTGCTAATCGTTTTGCGATCGGCAAAGACAGTCAAGGTCGGGATGATTGA